The Gemmatimonadaceae bacterium genome includes the window GCGTTCACCCCGAACTCGAATCCGGTCCGCCGGTCGTGATACGAGTCGATGAACAGCCAAATCATGTCCGACGGCGTGTACGTATCGCGCCGCTCGAGGATCTTGATGATGCTGTCCGGGTGCGGATCGAAGGCGCGCACGAACACGAACAGATTCGCCGCGTCGTAGGCGACCTTTGCTTCGGTTCGGAAACGGGGCTCTTTTCCTTCGGTCGGCTGCCACTGCTGGAACGCCGTGATCGGCGGCGCCGCGCGCCACACGACGTCGTCGTCCTTGCCGTCGATGACGGGCGGCGCTTCCGCGCGAACCGCGAACGCGCTGGAGTCCGTGGGCAGTGGAACCGGACGACGGGCTCCGCTGGGAGGGGGAGGCGTGCGATTGCTGTATTCCTGCGAGTGCGCCTCGGACTGCGCCAGAAGCACGAGCGTGACGCCAACCGCCAATCGAATCATCCGAATGTCGAGTCTGCTGGTGGAGGTTGCCCCGGTGTACCGGCCGTCCGGTCAACGCCATTGGACAGACTACAGGCGGATTTGGTTGGGAAGTTTCACCGATATGTCGTAAAGGAAACATCGTCAGCACCAACGACACGGCCGCCACAAAGAATCGCGGACAGGGCCTTCACATTTGCCGTCACGTCATTACGGCGGTACGAGGGAGGGCGAATCCTCGGCGGAACACACGACCCGTGTCGGGTGACACACCGACACAAATCGGGGAAATGAGGACGCTCGAAACGCTCCGAAAATGACATGAATGGATGACATTTCTACTCTCGGAGGTCGTATGTGGCAGAAACTGGGCATCGCAGCTGCCGCGTGCATTTCGGTCATCGGCTGTGCGAGCGGCGGAGCGAGCGGCGGAGCGAGCAGCGCGCCGGCGCCAGCGCCCGTTGTGGCGACGCAATCCGGCCAATCAAATCTGTTCGGCGCGGCGGCGAGCGAGTACACGCTCCTGAGCGTGGACGGACATCGATTGCCGTATGCGCCGCAGGCGGCGAGCGACGCCGCGCTTCCACCGACGGAAATCGTGAACGGCGCGCTGACCTTGCAATCGAGCGGCGCGTTCGTGATCTCGACTTCCTATCGCGAGCTGAAGACGGTCGATCGGCGCCTGTTCGACACCAGGTTCAGCGGTGCCTGCGCGCCGGACGGCAACGCGTTTCGCATGTTCTGGGACGGGGGCGGGGACACCCAACTCTCGATCAGCGGCGACACGGTGATCGTGAACAACAGTGGTAGCCTGTTCCGATACCTCAAGCACTAGCAACGGGGTCGCTCGGCCAGCGTCGAAGGGCGTGCCGCTACTGCGTCGACCGATAGCTTCGCAGCCGTGACAGCATGTGGGCATCGGTCGCCGTAGGGTCGGCACCCTTCGGCGTCTCGATCACCTTTGGAATGAGCGAAAGGCGCTCGTCGTTCATGATGGCGCGAAACGCACGGTCGCCGAGCGATCCTTCGCCGATCAGCTCGTGGCGGTCGCGCCGCGACGCGAACGGCGTCTTCGAGTCGTTGAGGTGCATCACCCGCAGCCGCTGCATGCCAAGCGTGTCCTGCAGCTTCGCCATCACGCCGTCGTAGTCGTTCACGAGATCGTAGCCCGCGGAATACGCGTGACAAGTGTCGAGACACACGGCGACGCGTTTGCGCAGCGGCTTCGACACGCCGTCGACGAGCGCCGCGAGATCCTCGAACGTCGCGCCGATCGCCGTGCCGCTTC containing:
- a CDS encoding deoxyribonuclease IV: SGTAIGATFEDLAALVDGVSKPLRKRVAVCLDTCHAYSAGYDLVNDYDGVMAKLQDTLGMQRLRVMHLNDSKTPFASRRDRHELIGEGSLGDRAFRAIMNDERLSLIPKVIETPKGADPTATDAHMLSRLRSYRSTQ